CTGATTTACGGACCGTAAAGTGGGCAGCCTCGGAGCATAAGATCCGCAACTTTTTCGCCTCGGCTGGCAAACCTTGCTGCTGAACATCCACACCCCAGAAACGCTTACAATAAGCGTCCCTCGCCAATAGCAGTCCCATATAATTAGATTGGGTTCCACCGCTTGTGAAAATCCCATCCGCTTGTTCAGGTAACCCCACCTGGCTGCACAGCCAATCTATTAAACGCTCTTCAACGAAGGTGGCCGCCGAGCTTTGGTCCCATGAATCCATGGATTGATTCAACGTACCTATAATCATTTCGGCAGCCACGGCAGGTATTAATGTCGGGCAATGCAAATGTCCTATACAAGTAGGGCTGTGTACATTGATGCTGTCGTTAATAACAAACTCTGCCAGCTCATCCGCTACTGCTTCCATTGTCTTCCCTTTTAGAGAAGCAATGGACAGCTCGTTTAATCTTGCCTCGATTTCATACGGTTTTTTCCCAGAGTATGGTGAATCGTTCCCCTTTAAAAAGTCCGTCAGCTTTTTTTCAATGATTTTTAATGACTGGCTGTAGTTATTGAAACCTTCTTCGTTATTCAAGAACAATCGAGAATAAGCAAAATCCGTTTTATTTATCATTTCGATCATTGATCATTCACCCTCTTGCAACAGCTGCACGAACAGCTTGTTCAAAAATTGCAGTGGCTTCGCGAAGCTGGGATTCCGTTACGATCAATGGAGGCAAGAATCTCACAACACTTCCATGTCTGCCGCCAACCTCCAGAATCAACCCTCTTTGAAAGCATTCCTGTTGAATGGCACTGGCAAGTTGCGAATTAGCAGGATGGCTTCCATTCGCATTTTGCGGTTCTTCATGATTGATCATTTCCACACCGACCATTAATCCCCGGCCCCTGACATCACCGATCTGCTTAATATCTTTTTGCAAATCTTTAAGAATATCCTTTAATATTTCTCCCATTTTAGCGGCATGCTCCACAAGATTCGTCTCTTTCATGTATTTTAAAGTAGCCGTTCCTGCTGCCATTGCCATTTGATTTCCGCGGAACGTACCGATATGTGCACCTGGTGACCATAGGTCAAGCTCTTTGTTATAAATCACCACCGATAATGGAAGACTTCCGCCTATTGCTTTGGATAGTACAAGAACATCCGGAACGATTCCTGCATGTTCAAAGGCAAACATTTTCCCTGTACGGCCGATACCTGATTGAACTTCGTCGATAATTAGCGGAATGCCCTTCTCTTTCGTTATTCTCCTGATTTCCTTAAGCCATGGAATTGGAGCTGGAATGGAGCCTCCCTCACCTTGTACTGCCTCTAAAATCATTCCTGCTGGCGGCAATAATCCGGATTCAGGATCGTTCAATAGATTTTCGATATACTGGCTGCTGATTTTATGGCTTTCTTCTCCGCCTATTCCAAAAGGACAGCGATATTGGTAAGGATACGGCAGGAATTGTACATCTGGGATTAACCCTTGTATTTTTTCCTTTGGTTTTGTATTGCCGCTGATTGACATGGTTGCATGCGTTGCCCCGTGGTAAGCTCCTTGGAAGGATAAAATGCTTCTATTGCCTGTCGCTGTTTTTACTAGTTTAAGTGCTGCCTCAATGGCGTCTCCGCCAGTAGGACCACAGAATTGAATTTTTGCATTTTTCCTGAATTCCTCAGGCAGGCATTCAAAAATTTCATCGACGAACTGCTCTTTGATCGGCGTTGTAAAGTCCAATGTATGCAAAGGACGCTTGTCCTTAAGAATTTTTTCCATTGCTTCAAGCACTGCCGGATGATTGTGTCCAAGCGCTAATGTTCCAGCCCCCGCAAGAAAATCAATATATCGTTTTCCATCCATGTCTGTTAAGTAAATTCCCTCCGCTTGATCGATCGCCATGGGTAATCTTCTAGGATATGATCGTGCATTTGATTCCCTTGTATTTTGTTGTTCCAAAAGTTGATCATTTTTTGTAAGCGTGTTCGTTACCATAGTGAACCTCCATGTATTGAATTAATTGAGAATAATTATCATTATCATGAAATTCATTTTACTGATAATGATAATTATTCTCAATGAGTAAATTCACTCATTTTTCTGCTATTAAATTCCAATAAAATTAAGAAAAGGTTAAAACTGGGGCCTATTCTCTATTTATCTATTGAATATAAAAAATGTTCTTAAGGTTTTATTAAGATTCCATTTATAAGCTGAACGCAGTCAAAAATCATGGAAAAGGAGGAACGACAATGAACGGTTTAAAGGGAAGGCGGGAACTCAAACATGCAATCACCAAAGCGGATTGTCATTTATTAAGAAAAAATCTGCAAAACTTCATGAAGCTTGATCCCCATGGGCTTGATGGGAAATATTTAATTCGAAGTGTTTATTTCGACAACTTTGACAATAAAATCCTGAGGCAAAAAACAGAGGGGTTCTATCACAGGGATAAGTTCAGGGCTAGACTTTATGATCATAATGCGAATTTCATCAATCTAGAAAAAAAGAGTAAGCGGAATAACCTTACCTATAAACAGAAGTGCAGGCTTTCTGCTAGAGAATACGAACGGATTCGTTCAGGGGATATAGATTGGATGTCCGAGGATTCAAGGGATATCCTCAGGGACTTATACATTCAAATGACCCTTTTCCAAATCAAGCCTACAACCGTCGTTGACTATGAAAGGGAGGTATTCATCTATGAGTACGGAAATGTGCGGGTCACCTTTGACAGTAATGTGAAAACGAGCTATCGGAATACGGATTTCCTGAATCCCGAATTAATCATGGTCGATGCTTTAGACCCAGATTACGTAATCCTGGAAATAAAGTTTGACGAATTTCTTCCGGATATCATCAAACAATTGTTATCTATCATCGATACTAGAAAAACAGCTTTTTCAAAATACCAACTAAGCAGAAGATTCGGCTGATTGCAACAAACACATAAAATTTGGAGGAATAGAAAATGGATACGACGACCACCAACACCACTTTTAATGATATTTTCAAATCAAGCTTTTTGGACAAGACTGAGAGTTTTTCAATCATTGACTCCCTAATTGGATTACTGTTGGCATTTGCCATCGGATTGTTCATTTACGTCATTTATAAGAAGACCTTTTCCGGTGTGATGTACTCACACAATTTCAATATATCCCTCATCGTAATGACAATGGCCACGGCCTTGATCATCATGGGCATATCAACTAATATCGTTATCTCCCTTGGTATGGTCGGTGCCCTCTCCATCGTACGATTCAGAACGCCTATCAAAGATCCAATGGACTTGGTCTTCCTATTCTGGGCAGCGGCATCCGGGATTTTATGCGGGGCAGGACTAATTCCGCTGGTTATCATAGGTGCCATTTTAATAGGTATCGTGATGCTCATATTTGCCAATCGGATCACTGTTGAAAACCCATTTTTATTAATCGTTAAATATTCAGATGCATCAATTGAAAAAACGTTAGAAGAAATGATATCCAACAAGGTGAAAAAGCATTCCGTCAAATCGAAATCCGTCATGGCGGATAATAACCTCGAAGTGACATATGAAATTCGATTAAAAGATAATAATGCGGAATTCATAAATCAAGTCAAGGACATGAACAGCGTTCACTCTGCCATCATGTTAAGTTATGATGGCAACTTCACAGCTTAAGATAGATGGCGGACATAAAAATCCATGCCCACCCCTCTATATAAGACAACAGGAGGAAGGAGCCTTGACATGTTAAAAACAAGATATGTTGTAGCGACCAGTGGATTATTGATAATAATTTTTATAGCAGTGATGTTTTTCCTTCCCAATCTTCAAGTTGAAAAAGCTACTAAAGGAAATACTTATACAGAATCTGTTTTTGACCAAAGTAAGGTGACAACCGTGGATATAACATTGGCTGATGAGGATTTGGAATCCATCCTGGATAACCCCTCCGAAAAGGAAGTTGTTGCATCCGATGTGACCATTAATGGGGAAAAAGTTGAAAATGTAGGGTTTCGAACCAAAGGGAACCTTTCCTTAAACTCTGTTGTCCAAATGGAAGATTCGGAACGCTACAGCTGGAATATAGAT
The DNA window shown above is from Peribacillus sp. FSL P2-0133 and carries:
- a CDS encoding aspartate aminotransferase family protein, producing MVTNTLTKNDQLLEQQNTRESNARSYPRRLPMAIDQAEGIYLTDMDGKRYIDFLAGAGTLALGHNHPAVLEAMEKILKDKRPLHTLDFTTPIKEQFVDEIFECLPEEFRKNAKIQFCGPTGGDAIEAALKLVKTATGNRSILSFQGAYHGATHATMSISGNTKPKEKIQGLIPDVQFLPYPYQYRCPFGIGGEESHKISSQYIENLLNDPESGLLPPAGMILEAVQGEGGSIPAPIPWLKEIRRITKEKGIPLIIDEVQSGIGRTGKMFAFEHAGIVPDVLVLSKAIGGSLPLSVVIYNKELDLWSPGAHIGTFRGNQMAMAAGTATLKYMKETNLVEHAAKMGEILKDILKDLQKDIKQIGDVRGRGLMVGVEMINHEEPQNANGSHPANSQLASAIQQECFQRGLILEVGGRHGSVVRFLPPLIVTESQLREATAIFEQAVRAAVARG
- a CDS encoding polyphosphate polymerase domain-containing protein — protein: MNGLKGRRELKHAITKADCHLLRKNLQNFMKLDPHGLDGKYLIRSVYFDNFDNKILRQKTEGFYHRDKFRARLYDHNANFINLEKKSKRNNLTYKQKCRLSAREYERIRSGDIDWMSEDSRDILRDLYIQMTLFQIKPTTVVDYEREVFIYEYGNVRVTFDSNVKTSYRNTDFLNPELIMVDALDPDYVILEIKFDEFLPDIIKQLLSIIDTRKTAFSKYQLSRRFG
- a CDS encoding DUF4956 domain-containing protein — its product is MDTTTTNTTFNDIFKSSFLDKTESFSIIDSLIGLLLAFAIGLFIYVIYKKTFSGVMYSHNFNISLIVMTMATALIIMGISTNIVISLGMVGALSIVRFRTPIKDPMDLVFLFWAAASGILCGAGLIPLVIIGAILIGIVMLIFANRITVENPFLLIVKYSDASIEKTLEEMISNKVKKHSVKSKSVMADNNLEVTYEIRLKDNNAEFINQVKDMNSVHSAIMLSYDGNFTA